In Corylus avellana chromosome ca8, CavTom2PMs-1.0, the genomic stretch ttaaattggataaaataaCCTGTTTGAGTTGATGCTTATCCATTAGTTCTTGCCCCCACAGAATAACAATGAGCGATTTTAATGATGGGGAGCCAAAAAATCAACTTCTACTTTCTACATGAATTACAAGAAATAATCATTTGATAATGCTATTAACTAGTTGTCGACTCTGTTGCATAGTTTTTGATCTTTAACATTGCTATATGAGAATCTCTCaaaagcttttaagtaaaaaatatcATGGAAGAGTACTTACAGTAGAGCATCTTGTACTTTTATCCAAAATGACTAAGCAAATGAGTAAAAGTGCCACCCATCGGCTTATGTAAACAGaatgcaaaatgcatttttaagcCATTTGTAAACAGTGCACCGTTACATGGGAGTGCACTGTTCAccaatgcatttaaatttttagtatttctctctccctctcttttcccGAAActtcattcttttatttttcccccttctatttctctctctctctctctcggcagaCAGCATCAATGACCTAGAGAGCAGATTGTTGTGAAGCGTGAAGCccgcctctctctctcgttctctCTCAGCCGGTGAAGGTaagctcctctctctctctctctctctgccatTTTAACCCATCCCCTCCCTTGCTTTTCCTTCTTATTCATAGTCTGGGTTGGTAATCTGGGAATATGACAGAACAGAGGAAGTCGAAGGAGCTGTTAAGAAGGGAGGAGGAGATTGGGAGATTGCCATAAGGTACAGAACAACTTTTGGCTACAAAAATAAGGTTGGATTTGATTCTTCGATGCCAGATAGTTGTCTTTATGTAACTTCGCGAAGATGGTAGCATTGAGAGTAATAATGAATGGGTAAGATTGAACTGCAGGTGAATAATAAGAGATTGGAGAAGCCGTTGTAGACATGTTATTATGTAGGTAACGTGTTTGATAGAAATACTGAAAGAGGGAGAAAAGGAAAGGACTGATAAATGAGTATCTGATCAATTTTATTTGCTATATGACACAatcttgccaaaaaaaaaaaaaaagaccgttaaaaatatgataattagaagaaaatatatatatatatatatatatatatatatatataatccttactaaacaaataaagaaagaataaaaaaagaataaaaaaaaattacttaaatgatattgataaaatatatatatagttaaactaaataaagGGGGTTTTGAATaatcattttgcataaaaatatgcataaaccACTCTAAATGCTCTAGTAGTTCAGCACAATTattatacattaaaaaaaaaattaacatcccATCGCAAAGTCTAACAGAATTCTCACTAGGGTGATCTCCCCTTGTCAAAAGATCAGTGACTATTTCATATACCAAatgtaatattttcatattgaaGTACCGAAAGCAGCAAATAAAGAATGACAATAAGTACCAATTTATACGGATTGGCTATTGCTTCACATGCTTTAAAAGTACTCAAAAGAAACATTTCCTCTGTCAGGTAAAAGATTTCAGTGCGACCACTGCTTGCTTGAATATACTTTTCAGGGAGCAATCCTAAGTGGGTCACGGGGGAAAAGGGACGTTTTCCTGATGTTATTCAAACCGCAAAAAAGCATCACCACACGCTCCAACCCTACTCCAAACCCACCATGTGGAGGTGCACCATATCTGAAATAGACCAACAATATGATATTTTAGCCATGAGTAGAGAAATTTTGTTTCCAAAATATTATGCAGCAATTTCCCATGAACATAAGAAGCAAAAATTTGAGTGCACATGGGAAAACATTTTACACGGTGCACCCCTCTCAAGTGATAAGTTGATAACGAACTgcttaagagttttttttatcaattctcTTCTGGTTGAGTACTTATCTTGATAGGAATGCTAAAACCATACTTGGGTTTAAAAAGCCCACAAATTTCTAAATTCTATGCATTCACTAGACATAACTTCAACATATTATGcataaaaattaacattacAGTAAAACCAGATTGAGAAACCTTATAGGAGATCGATCAAGTTCCAAGATAGACAACTAGAAAGTTAGATAAATTTGTAAACAAATAATGTAGGGCTCAAAGCATTAacacaaaaaatttaatgggtTCAATTACAGAGTTCTActgaaagaaaattaattttcacgGCTCTTTTTTCGTGTAGCACATCTACTGGTGTACCATCAACTCAACATGCAATAGACAATTATCCTTGACCAAATTTACTTCTTACTACAGCAAAAAAATCACTAATAACAGGAATTCACAATAACCAATACTGATTTTACAGACATTTTCTCATGCTAAACAATCAACTCAGTATTATCTGACAGAAGCAACCCTTGTTCACCCAACTGTAATTCTAATTTCACCAATAACCAttttaagtaataatttattaaacagcgtaaggcgcccctaagcaCACACAATATACACAAGAGGCTCCAAACGAGCAGGAAACCCAAAACCCAACAAGCCCTCAAGctcaaaacccacaaaacagcAAAGCCCAAAACCCCCCAAGACACTCAATGCAAGAAAACGTGATAATTGCCTTTCCCCCCCTAGTGGATGCACTCTTAGCATCGTAGTTGATAGAGCATTCTAAATTAAGAAGCTCACTTCTACCCTTTACCAACCGTGGAGTAACCTCTAAGGTGACATTGTCCTCACAGTAGCACATCTATTGGTGTACCATCAACTCAATATGCAATAGACAATTATACTTGACCAAATTTACTTCTTACTAcagcaataaaaaataaataaaaatcactgATTAAGAGGAATTCACAATAACGAATTCAAAATAACCAATACTGATTTTGCAGACATTTTTCTCATGCTAAACAATCAACTAAGTATTATCTGAAAAAAGCAACCCTTATTTACCCAACTGTAATTCTGATTTCACCAATAaccataatattttttttagaagggGGAGTAAACTGTGTAAAGAAGCAGATTTGATTAGCATGAACACTGATGGAAAGTGGCTGGCAAACTAAAACAACAATTATGGAAAATCAAAGAACAAATAAGAAACATAAAATTACCTGAAAGAATCAATATAAGTCGATATTGTCTGGACATCAATTCCACATGCCTGTGCACGTTCAGCCAAGAATTCTGGTACATGCACACGCTGACCTCCAGATATTATCTCCTCACCTAAGGGAAAAAGGAACAGAATAATTAAGatcaattaacaaaaaaaaattaatttagataaAGCAATAAGAAGATAATTTCAACAAAACACTTGCAGCACATTCTACTATTTTCCAAACAGAACATCCATAAGGCACCAAGGGAATAAGCACAGACTAGGACACATTAACTTTTAAAACAGGCGATCAAGTTAAAGTTACAATGAAATGTAGCAATAGATTCTATCTCCCAATCCTAGAAAGCTCGTAAGGaagcaggagagagagagagagagagagagagagagggactgAAACACAAATTGGCCTTCAAAGCAGGTGATCAGTTTACTATGAAACATAGCAACAGATTCTACCACTCCATCCTTTAAGGCCCCTCCCTCTGGTTGGGATTCAAGGTGTGTATGTAATTCCAAAAGTGTCAGGCTTGGATGTCATGCCCGTACCCTTGTTGACACAAGTATCTCCGGGTAATCATACATCATACCATATTACATATTACACagaaaagataataaatagGCATCCAAGGATACTGAAGATCAATGAGAGCTAACAACCACACATTACATGCAGACACACAATGAGATAAAAGGTCACCAAAACAAACTGTAagatatttatacatataattaaacTATGATTAACATTTATATAGAGAAATATAAGCACAAACTCCTGTAAGATATCTAATTTCCAAGAATTGTCATATCTGCATATCTATATTGCCTTGTATCCATATCTGGTATCAGTATCCACACCacattgataaaataataaacactTATTATGAATTGCCTAAAATGCTACGAACAAGGCAACAAAAGAttgaaaatataaatgcaaCAATAGTACTATTTATGAAAGTTGATCATTTACCACGAATGAAGACATCAAACGAGTTACTGTAAGCAGGATTGTCGTAGCAAGGCATTGTATAGAATGGCCTAACAGCCAAAGGATAACGGTGAAGAATGTAGAACTCAGTGCCATACCTACAATCAGAAATGAAATCTGCTTGTCATTTATAGCTACATAATTTAAATCATTAATCATAGAATTTAAATACGGacaagaaaataacataaatagtATAGTCTGGATAGAGATCAAGAAAGTAAATTACTTCTCTAAAACAAGTTTGCCTAGCTTTCTTTCCGACTCAGTATTTAGGTCCCCAAATGGGTCCACTTCTACACCAGCATCCTGTACAAATAAGTCAAACTTTAGGATTGCCCttttttcatttatcaaaaacaaaaagcaaaaaattgagGAAAGGAGACTTGGCAATTAGCAGTAAACCACTAATTAACCTTACTAAGAATATGCAAAACGTGTTCTCAATCACTTAAAGCATaagctattttttttctatcagCCAATTACACCTTTTGCATCCATTTTTGTAACTTTCAATTTGCAAAGGATAATATTTaatgccaaaaagaaaagaacacaaaGCATTCAAATAAATATGGGACAGGAAGAAACTAATTATAAGCCATAAATAAGTCCTTCATTGCCTATTCTTCGAGTCATACAAGTGTCGGATAATTGCTTCACCAgccaaaaaaaatctaatataacaccttttttttttctttttttttttttgttcaaaaccTATGTACCAGGACACTGTaatgtaaaattttattgaaaaagcgTAAGACACCCCTAAGTACAAAAACCGTATAAACAGGGAGCTCCcagaaaacatcaaaaacacctGCAACCCAACCAACCCAAAACGCCCATGAACCCAACACCCACAAGActacaaaacccaaaaccctcCACAAAGAAGACCTAGCTTAAGAAACCCGCAAAAACACCCACAAGAAGACACCCCCAAGAAGCATCATCCAAAATGCCCATGTACTAGGACACTGACATGAGAATCTGCCAATCCTATTAATTTCAGCCCTGAAAATGTAATATTCatgaattttttgtaaaagtattaaatgtaaattttatttattattgtaattaGGATGATGAAGTGTAGGATAAAGCCATGTAAATAAGAAATCAACTATCATAAGAGAATCAAGGTATAATTTCTTAatcaaaatattcaaatgattacGTAAAGTAAAACGCAGGTGGcattcccccctcccccttctctAAAATCCTAGGCTCACACACATGGACGAACATTTAGACTCATGCACATCAACCCCCATTTATTAATTTACCTTAAGCATTTGGATTCCTTCCTCAAATGTAAGCCTTAGGGTCTGGCGCAGGTACTGCACATGTAAACATTAACAATCAAATTCAAGATAAAGGCAATAGCCAAGAGGGGAGTACTACTATACTAGATAAACATACAACTAGATTTTCATAAGCTTCTTGAATAATTATTAATGACCTTCAAAGGCTCAAATTGGTATTGCCTCCCCACTGCTTCTAGTTCCTTCGAACAATTCTTGTTCAAAGTGTCAAACATTGTAACAAATAATTGGTCCACAACATCCATAACCTGCAAAACAAGCACTATTCCTTAGAAAATTAAGGACCATCACTAAATTTAGGTTTGAAACCAACCTAAAAAATCTGATTCTACCTCAAAATAGTGCCTAATCTCCATTTCAATATCGAGACCCGTAAACTCACACAAATGCCTATGAGTATAAGAGTCCTCCGCTCTGAAAACAGGACCAATCTCGAAAACACGCCCAAAATCACCACAAATTGCCATTTGCTTGTGAAGCTGAGGTGATTGAGCCAAGCATGCAGACTGCCCTTTGTAGTCGAGTCTAAACACAGCAGCACCACCTTCACTTGAGCCAGCTATTAGTTTTGGAGTGTGTATTTCGACAAAACCTTCAGATAATAAGAATTGTCTAAATACCTGCACAGTAATCCAACTAATTAAGCACAACAATGTTTAGCTTAGGAACATTACTAACAACAATGAACTCTATGAacaaatttacaaaattaaaaagcttGATTTGTTTCTTGATACTTCATTTCACGAATGTAAATTAGAAAGTAAAGAGCCCTAAAGAAAAGCATAATGATACATGTGGAGACTACACAAGTATCAATGTGTGAGTGGAAAGAAAGAATGAGCTACATAAATGAAATTTAGCACCGTGACAACCCAATAAACCCTTAATTCTGATAAAGAAATactattcattaatgaattccAACTGCAAATTTATGTGCTCTACAAAAACATCGATTATTAGTTAAACTTTCTTAAGCAAAATACTATATGTCTATAAAATTAATTGAGAAAACCAACAACATTACTAACAACAATGAACTCTAATGAacaaatttacaaaattaaaaagcttGATTTGTTTCTTGAGACTTAATTTCATGAAtgtaaattaaaaagtaaagagCCCTAAAGAAAAAGCATAATGATACATGTGGAGAATACGCAAATATCATTTGTGTGTGTGGAATGAAAGAATGAgctacataaataaaatttagccCCATGACAACCCAATAAACCCTCAATTCTGATAATCAAATagtattcattaatgaattcaaACTACAAATTTAAGTGCTTTACAAAAACATCAATTATTAGTTAAACTTTCTTGAGAAAAATACTATTAAGTCTATAAAATTAATTGAGAAAGCCcccaaaaaatgccaaaaacgAATCCCTAATTTAACTTTTGAATATGTAAAACTACAATCACAACCTGCCCTTAAATTTTGTTGTAGGAATGGTGGAGGGAATTTAAGACAAGAATACTCTTCTCCTGATTCAACAACCAACCAATCCTTCCATACCTCTCcttgtttccttcttttttatatgtccaGCCAATGGTAAAAACTCTCTCTCACACAATGGCAATTAGAAATTCTACATGTAGAGACTGTAGAAAATTTGTTCATCCCCTTTTAGAGATATTCTTGATACTATCATATATCAAACATGgttcaataaaaaaaacacgtgTTGCACAATGATACGACAAACAGTATATAAATTATTGATggtaaaaaaatggaaaagataatCCAGAAAGGGCAGGAACTTGCATTTCCAACTTCACTCTGAATGCGAAAAATTCCTTGATTAGCAGGCGTTCGTAGGTCAAGAACTCTATAGTTCAAACGAGTATC encodes the following:
- the LOC132190693 gene encoding aspartate--tRNA ligase 2, cytoplasmic-like: MSSEESQTMSSEESQTLSSDSAVEPPQNEQSKKAAKKEAAKQEKLRRRQEAAALASTVQSVSVEDDPLAANYGDVPILELQSKVDVRGWTEVGALTEALRDRYVVVHGRAQTIRAVGKNMAFVVVREKGFTIQCVVTAQPDVVSRQMVKYVAALSRESIVDIEGIVSVPNVPIKGASQQVEVQVRKLYCVNKAMPTLPINIEDAARSEADIEKGLQAGEQLVRVNQDTRLNYRVLDLRTPANQGIFRIQSEVGNVFRQFLLSEGFVEIHTPKLIAGSSEGGAAVFRLDYKGQSACLAQSPQLHKQMAICGDFGRVFEIGPVFRAEDSYTHRHLCEFTGLDIEMEIRHYFEVMDVVDQLFVTMFDTLNKNCSKELEAVGRQYQFEPLKYLRQTLRLTFEEGIQMLKDAGVEVDPFGDLNTESERKLGKLVLEKYGTEFYILHRYPLAVRPFYTMPCYDNPAYSNSFDVFIRGEEIISGGQRVHVPEFLAERAQACGIDVQTISTYIDSFRYGAPPHGGFGVGLERVVMLFCGLNNIRKTSLFPRDPLRIAP